The segment GCGGCAAGAGTTACCGGCCGGAAGAAATCTCGGCCATGGTTTTGCAGAAGCTCAAACACGATGCCGAAGCCAAAATCGGCGGCAAAATAGAAGGCGCCGTCATCACCGTGCCGGCCTACTTCAACGATGCCCAAAGAAAAGCGACCAAAGACGCGGGCGAAATCGCCGGCCTGAAAGTTTTAAGAATCATCAATGAGCCGACGGCGGCGGCCTTGGCTTATGGTTTAAACAAAAAGAAGGACGAAAAGATAGTCGTTTACGATTACGGCGGCGGAACATTTGACGTTTCCGTGTTGGAGGTGGGCGACGACGTTATAGAAGTAAAGGCTACCGGCGGCGATACTCACTTGGGCGGAGATAACTTTGACCAGCTGATAATGGAATGGATACTTTCCGAGTTTAGAAAAGAAAGCGGCATAGACGTATCCAAAGACATTTTGGCTTTACAGAGGCTCAAAGAGGCGGCGGAGAAAGCGAAGCACGAACTTTCCGGAACTTTTGAGACGGAAATAAACATACCGTTTATCACTTCCGATTCTTCCGGCCCGAGGCATTTGCTTATGAAAATAAGCCGGGCCAAGCTGGAAGAATTGTGCGCCGGACTTA is part of the Candidatus Paceibacter sp. genome and harbors:
- a CDS encoding Hsp70 family protein; this translates as MSKILGIDLGTTNSAMALIEAGEAKVLENAEGVRTTPSVVAISKAGDRLVGLLAKRQAVTNPENTIYSVKRLIGRKFEDKEVEKDKSLLPYKIERADDGGVKVKMSGKSYRPEEISAMVLQKLKHDAEAKIGGKIEGAVITVPAYFNDAQRKATKDAGEIAGLKVLRIINEPTAAALAYGLNKKKDEKIVVYDYGGGTFDVSVLEVGDDVIEVKATGGDTHLGGDNFDQLIMEWILSEFRKESGIDVSKDILALQRLKEAAEKAKHELSGTFETEINIPFITSDSSGPRHLLMKISRAKLEELCAGLINKSIDITKKVVEDSGLKLAEINEVILVGGQTRMPAIINAVKNLFNKEPNKSVNPDEVVAVGAAVQGGIIKGEVRDVLLLDVIPLSLG